ctggagCAATTAAACCTTACACAACCCATCTCTCTCTTATTGCAACTATTTAGAATCTAAGGCTTTgtgcctctctttctttctctgttggcACTGGAATGAAATGGGGTCTGACCTTTGGCGCGGCTCCCATCTTCTCCTCCAACTCACACAGAAGCAACATTGTctcagtggtgtagtggttacagCAGAGGCTGGAAGAGTTATTTTTCAGATGAGGGTCAAGATCTTGCATCACatcagcatagtgtaaatatgTGTCAGAGGAATAGGGGAGTTATGCAGCGCCACAACTGAACATCAACACAGCACGTTGCATGGCTTGCAATCTATTGTGCAACGGCAACCTATTTCCGAGCTACAGTTGGAAGATGCCACCAGCTGTCATAGTTACCTCTTTGAAAATTATAACCCCTAAGGGAACTTGGAATAGAAGTGAACGCATGGATCTTCACAGTCATGGATCACAATCGGAATTCCTGGCATGTGTCAGCATCATGCCATGACTTGCAATGCTTTGAGCTAGAAAGACTcagaagagaaacagctgaattggtTAATATTCATATGCCAATCTATTAGcaagaggtatgaacaaagataaCATCCTCAcagcacactacatatattacaGATACACTAAATATGCTGACACAAGAGCCCTGACTATTGCGCATATAACAAAAGGAAGCTTCTCAGAGAGTACGGAGCCCAGGGAAGCTTGACTTTTGGAAAGGAGGCTTATTGCTTTTACACATCAGCACCAGCTGACCATTGTAAACATATGAAAAACCTATTATCATCTCACCCAGCCTTAagaaaatttagggcaagagaCGTGATTTGCAACTTTCTGGATCCTCATATACTATCTCACCCCCACAACtctataaatatgctttatacttgGAGCCTTAATACCATTTGGTTTTGCATCTGAAAAGATGGATTTATATAtgcatgaaagctcatactaaaataaaaaccagttgggTTTTAAGGCACTGCcatgtttattatttttctctccttccctccctctttcctttttatgttgcaagagactaATAGGGCTATTTTGAAACTTATTTGAATGAAAGACTTACAATCCTGTTTCAGAGACAGCTGTCTCCCTCTGCTGGCCTGGAAAGTATCTAACCGCTGTAGTAAACCCAGAATGAATGGATGactaaaaatacaaaattcagaATCACCCAGACCATAACATTTCCAGTTTCTAGATatagttgtgaaagttggacagtgaagaaagctgatagaaagaggATCCgctcatttcaaatgtggtgctgggttgcgaaaaaagacagaaacaggttgagtctcccttatccgaaatgcttggaacAGAAACGTTTTCAATATTTGCTGATGATGACCTTCAGAtcggacccaagtctaaatatgaaatccatttatgtttcataaacacCTTATCAATGTAGTAGTACTTGTTGTTGGGCCTTGAagtgtttccaatgtatggcaaccaaggcgcatggggttttcttggcaggtttgttcagagccacagatgctggcgaaacgtcaggaaacaAACTCTCCTAGAtctggccacatagaccgaaaaaactcaccaaaaaacATAGACATAAATCTGTATTGCAATCCACATGCGTACCCTCTCAGCTTTCCAACCGAGTAGCCTTTCCCTTGCAAGGCCCCTtcttgcttttcctcctctaAGTAGCCCTGAGCAGATTAATGCAACCATGGCTCTCGCAGACCCCTCTTGTCCTGTTGCAGCTTTCCAACAGGagcttttttcttttggcttgCACTGGCAGCTGGGTCTaacaagaaaacacacacacacgacacacaCCATGCAGTCCCACCCCCATCCGCTTCTTTATGCCCTCCTCTTTGCGCTCATTGGTCCTCTCCCTTTCCATCCAGCCTGCAGTTCCTGGCTTTTAAAAGACATGGCTGCtgcagctgggaggaggagaggcatgCAATGCTCCGGAAAGGGCTCCTGCCGCTGCCTTGGCAGCATCACTCTCCACTTGGAGCCTTTGGTAAGGCACCTCCTTTGGCTCACCTGTGGCTCTTGATGCCTAGGGATGCCTCTGGCGGGGCATGATGGGAAACTCCCACATCCTCGCCCCTCTGTAGCATCTTACTCCATCCCCCCATAGCCTTTCCTCTCCGGttgttcatttatatttcatttatcagtttattttttctttgcGCAGGCATGTTGCCCCAAAGCAACACATTTATCCTTGTTTGGTATGTTTTCATTTAACATTTTGTTTTACCCTGCTTTTCTGCCTGCCTCCCGCCGGGCCCCCTAGCCATGGCTTCTGCTAGGTTCTGCGAAGCTTTCATCGCCAGGTCCCGGCTAGTTTTCGCTCCAAGGTTttattcccccctttctttctgcctCCATAGTCATGTTTGTGCTTAGCTTTCTGCAGAAACTTATAATTTACCCCTTTCCTTTCTGCCTCCATAGCCTGTATTCTGCTTAGCTTTCTGCTGAAAAACTAAAAGcatgaattttgtgcatgaaatgaagttggtgtacattgaaccaccagaaagcaaaggtttcacgTATCTCCTCCTTGCTTTCCGATGGGCCGGTGTGGTGTAAGgctttgggcattggactaggacgcggggaggccagggttcgaattctggtCTCAGGCGGCAGAAACCCATGGGCAAGTCCACCTCtcgcctcagaagatggcaatagcaaactccctgctgaagaaactttccacatagatttgccttagtttctccgtaagtcagaaacaatttcaaGGCAAGCAACGCTGGAACTATCAGAAGAGCAAAGGTATCACATCTCAGACACCTGTGGGCAATACTGGATTTGAGAGTATATCAGAACTCTGGATAAGGATACGTGtacacttaggagtttatcacacgaaggagatcaggcGTTTATGCCTGAATATCCCGGGGGAAAAACTGCGTAATTACGCAAACTATTTCCATGACATCGCACAAAACTTCCTAacgtggtcacaaagaagcattaaccacacattttttactttcgggattcagcaacaatgcatttcgaTACCTTTATGTGCGCAACGGGGTGGATACCATTTTGCAATTGTTCGCCATTTCCCGCTTTATTGCGGGATCTCTCTTTactgctgaaattagccccagtgtgataaaactCCTTAGAGAGGATGCCCTGGTTTGGGTTATTTGGTTGTTTTCTCCTCCTTATGGAATGGTGCTTTCAAAAACCAGTTGCAAAGTTGCGGATTTCCTGATCTGCTTCTGTTCTCTTGGTGTCCCTGCATGAACTCCTAACCATGTACCCATTTCCTTCTGTGCGCAGAAAACACAACTTTCCTGCTGAAACAGCAGGAAACACACTTGTACAGGTTTCCGTGCACAGTGCAGAGGTGCAAGCATGACCTATCAGGCCCTTCCAACGTGGTTCTAGGCTATTGAGATCCTTGGCTTCCCCCGTATGAGTCTGCCCAAGCTTTTAATACCATCAGGGGACACTTTCGCTTATTACGCTGCATCCgcgcgttgcagaaataatccagggttgacaccacttaactgcatggcttagtgctatggaatctgggacaCATAGCTCTCCCCACCACATTTGCTGTTATCCTTAGAATCTATACAGTCTTAGACGCGTAAAGGGTTCCAACCCTTGTAATATGCAATATgcaactacagcactcctgagagatggcttTCCAGCGTCTTAGATGGCCTTCTAAcctttggtgtttatcacactatgctcttaaagaggtactattccgtgtgactcctctagcagcccctgttgcatgctgggattggcagttttaaggagctgaactccTGCCTGAGATTCTAAATACCACtcctaaaactgccaatcccagcatgcaacaggaggctgctagaggagtcacactggaatagtagctctttaagagcatagtgtgataaacatctcagaCAGTCTATTCTGCTGTCAGAGAGTTCTTACAataaagatgttcttcctaaccTTTACTGTCGGTGGAATCTCTCCGATGCAGACATTTTGCACGTGCAAAGAACATATGAAAGgattttgcaataaaataaaataatatagaagtcctgaaatgtgaaaaatcctCAAAAACTGCAAAACTTTTGTTATCTTGTCCAACAGCGGAGAACAGTCCTCTGAAGTAGAAAAGAGCatctcagtgagtttcatgggtaGAACCTGATCTCCCAAATCTTAATCCAATGCTTCAACCCCAACACGAAACTATTTATTTGGCCTCCAGATCACAGCATTTCTGTTCTTTGGCTAATATGTTGCTGCTGATGTTTGCTTCTTTGTTCTCGTTCAAGGACCTGTACAATAATGGAGGGAACGAAACAAGCAAGAATTTCTCGCCCGCATAAGATAAGTGAATCCTCAAAGGTGCGGAGTTATTATAATAtcacatttttgcattttttaaaatgtttgcttgtTTCATACATTTGCTAAGCTGAAATCCTTCTTCATTACTTAGGGAGTTTATCGTGCCTCTTCTTAGTAACTTGGAATGAACAGCTACGTCACTTGTGGCATTTAATGGTTCCTAAACGACagcaaaaaaaagaaacacttatCGCAGCACTCTTGCCCAGGAAAAGTATTGTGCATGAAATGGTCATTAAAAGATCATTCCAAAGGTTTTGCTGGTGTTTGATGCACACATTGCTGGACAGTTACCTATGAGAGGCCCAaatgcaattaataataataataataataataataataataataataataataatttatttccttcctgcctctcctcaaggaaaggtacaacatattaaaatacaaatgcaaatacaaatgCAAGACATGCACCCAACTGCCTCTTCATCTTGCATTCCCAAACCACTGCTATTCAGAAGCCAACATTTTGCTCATATCAGCCCCTGATTTCCTTTGTCTCTTTCTCCAAAATAGACCCCTGTCCATTAGAGGCATTCCCAAGACCCACATGAAAAATTGTGGGCTTTCTTCTCTGAACGTACATATGTGAACtactgaatatactcatgtataagtctagaaatcttagccaaaaaattgacccaaaagacctgggtcgacttatccacggagcaatgcaagtactgtactttaactcttatttaaaaaggaaccatgccttggtgaaaagcaagaacatgatctgtcttggaagcattgaaccctctctactctctcatctatccagccctTAGtctgaacacaaacagttatgactGCTGGAACTTTGTTAGTCCTTCGCCATTGtttcctttgcctcatcctttaggtcctttgttgcatgcccctaagctttaccctcgtcttatccacgggtcacatcaaaatccataactttgtgcccaaaacctgccctcgacttatagtcaagtatatatggtatgtcttTGGGATTTCATTTCAAACTGCAAGGTAATCCCacgggaaaacgggagttaaacacgATTTCaagtacattcgaatttaaacaaaacttgcaaattcagggagtttatcacaccgaattgcttctaaaacaaaataatgtgaagttaaaccgcagttaaagcggagaaaCGCGACAGCATTTTACTTCCAGGATGTTCCAAAGGTAAAAAGCTGCCATCTTTCTCCgctttaactgtggtttaactttgcattatttcacgttaactgcgacGTCacgtgataaacttcaggcatttccaggttttctttgctttaaatcatgtTCAACTCCTGTTTTCCCACAGGATCACGCTACTGTGATAAATTCTGCACTAGAGAATGGCTGATCTTCGATTGTAGGGCTTTGCACCTACTTGCTTAGAAGTCTCTTTTGAGCTACGCAAGTGCTTTGACCTCTGTTCTTTATTGCAGGTGTACAAATGTGCTGATCACTCTAGTCTGGTTCTGCGGAGCTTGAACGAACAAAGGCATTGTGGCCTATTTTGCGACATTGTCCTGGTTGTGGATGAGCAAAGAGTCCCTGCCCATCGGAACATTTTAGCTGTCTGCAGTGACTATTTCAACTCCATGTTCACCATTGGCATGAGGGAGGCCTACCAGAAAGAAGTTGAGCTCTTTGGATCCTCCTACAGTGGCCTCAAAGCCATAGTGGACTTCCTTTATGGGTGTGACCTGTCCCTTGATGGTGGAAATATTGACTACATTTTGGAGACAGCCCACTTGTTGCAGATCTGGAAGGTGGTTGACTTCTGTTGTGACTACCTGGAGAATGAAGTCAACGAGGAGAACTACTTGTACCTCCAAGAGCTGGCCTCTATCTATAACCTCAAGCGCTTGGATGCGTACATTGACTCCTTTATCTTGAGGAACTTTGGCACGCTGTCCTTCACGCCGGATTTCTTGCAGAGTGTTTCcctccagaagctgtgccaataCCTTAGTAGTAGCGATGTCCAGCAAGAATGCGAGCATGACTTGCTCCAGGCTGCGCTGCAGTGGCTGACGCAATATCCGGAACGGGAAAGCGAGGCCTTCCGGGTCTTAGAAAATATCCACTTCCCCTTGATACCAAAGAACGACCTTCTGCATCGGGTCAAGCCTGCCATCTGCTCCCTCCTCCCGAAGGAAACCAACTGCGAAGGCTTTGTCGAAGAGGCGGTCAGCTATCACAACAACGTCACAGCTCAACCGGTCCTTCAAAACAAGCGGACTGTCCTCCGTACGTACGAAGAGAAGCTCCTCTTCGTCGGTGGGGAGGTATCGGAGCATTGCTTGGAGCTAAGCGATGACACCTGTTTTCTGGAGGCCAAGACGGGGCAATGGGTGAGAGAGACGCCTCTCCCAGCAAGGAGGAGCCACCATTGTGTTGCAGTCCTTGGAGGGTTCATCTTCATCGCCGGAGGCAGTTTTTCACGAGACAATGGGGGGGACGCGGCATCCAATCTTCTATATAGGTATGACCCTCGGTGTAACCAGTGGATCAAGGTGAGCCTTGAGCTGTagtatatgtgtacatacatctGTCCTTTTGTGTATATATCTCTTTGCCTTTTTATGTGTCAATGGAA
This genomic stretch from Sceloporus undulatus isolate JIND9_A2432 ecotype Alabama chromosome 8, SceUnd_v1.1, whole genome shotgun sequence harbors:
- the KLHL36 gene encoding kelch-like protein 36: MHDASIVPRLHLRALRLWRGRVTVHQWCTDDVVPVLQKDPSFSGFFLVWRDAAQFGCCGIPSRENRPLPARTFPQKTWLLQLGGGEACNAPERAPAAALAASLSTWSLWTCTIMEGTKQARISRPHKISESSKVYKCADHSSLVLRSLNEQRHCGLFCDIVLVVDEQRVPAHRNILAVCSDYFNSMFTIGMREAYQKEVELFGSSYSGLKAIVDFLYGCDLSLDGGNIDYILETAHLLQIWKVVDFCCDYLENEVNEENYLYLQELASIYNLKRLDAYIDSFILRNFGTLSFTPDFLQSVSLQKLCQYLSSSDVQQECEHDLLQAALQWLTQYPERESEAFRVLENIHFPLIPKNDLLHRVKPAICSLLPKETNCEGFVEEAVSYHNNVTAQPVLQNKRTVLRTYEEKLLFVGGEVSEHCLELSDDTCFLEAKTGQWVRETPLPARRSHHCVAVLGGFIFIAGGSFSRDNGGDAASNLLYRYDPRCNQWIKLASMRQRRVDFYLAAIETMLVAVGGRNENGALSSVEIYSPEKDAWSFVAGLPRFTYGHAGAVHNEFVYISGGHDYQIGPYRKNLLCYDHRTDVWEEKRPMITARGWHSMCTLDDSIYSIGGSDDYLETMTRFDILGVESYSPQCNQWTRVSPLLQANSESGVAAWEGKIYILGGYSWEDTVFSRTVQVYDKEKNKWHKGADLPKAIAGVSACVCALKPRSEDRKKRSKPKRHQDQGR